Proteins encoded within one genomic window of Nordella sp. HKS 07:
- a CDS encoding AraC family transcriptional regulator, producing the protein MTFRPNRAAPQRADPLAEILRSVRLTGGVFLDARFSAPWCITSKVTAEDCRPYLPTPRQVIAYHFIIAGRLLLSLDDEPPVEIRAGEIVLLPRNDGHMLASGPGLQPVSMDDLIQPSAEGKLAGVVHGGGGELTHLVCGFLGSEELYNPLIANLPKMLKLDMRQGTSHDWVEASVRFAASELAAGRFASSDVMSRLSELLFVEAVRVFSSELPEQESGWLRGLKDPYVGRALSLIHHNSDAPWTAVSLAKELALSRSAFVDRFSALVGMGPIRYLTIWRLRTARQQLRETRRTIAQIAHAAGYESDEAFSRAFKREFGLSPARWRDQQRDG; encoded by the coding sequence TCCTGCGCTCGGTCCGTCTGACCGGTGGCGTATTTCTCGATGCCCGGTTCAGCGCCCCCTGGTGCATCACCTCCAAGGTCACGGCGGAAGACTGCCGGCCGTACCTCCCGACACCCCGCCAGGTCATCGCCTATCACTTCATCATCGCCGGCAGGCTACTCCTCTCGCTCGATGACGAGCCGCCCGTGGAGATCCGCGCCGGTGAGATTGTGCTGCTTCCGCGCAACGACGGTCACATGCTTGCCAGCGGCCCGGGATTGCAGCCCGTCAGCATGGATGATCTGATCCAGCCATCCGCGGAAGGCAAGCTCGCCGGCGTAGTTCATGGTGGGGGTGGAGAGCTGACGCACCTGGTCTGCGGGTTCCTGGGTAGCGAGGAACTCTACAATCCACTGATCGCCAATCTGCCAAAGATGCTTAAGCTTGATATGCGTCAGGGCACTTCACATGACTGGGTGGAGGCTTCCGTGAGGTTTGCGGCAAGCGAGCTTGCCGCTGGGCGGTTCGCGTCATCGGATGTCATGTCGCGCCTCTCGGAGCTTCTGTTCGTCGAGGCGGTCCGGGTTTTCTCATCAGAGTTGCCTGAGCAGGAGAGCGGCTGGCTCAGAGGCCTGAAGGATCCCTATGTCGGCCGCGCCTTGTCCCTTATTCACCACAACAGTGATGCTCCGTGGACGGCCGTATCTCTCGCAAAGGAACTGGCGCTGTCGCGGAGCGCATTTGTCGACCGCTTCTCCGCCCTGGTGGGCATGGGGCCGATCCGGTATCTTACGATCTGGCGACTTCGAACGGCGCGGCAACAGCTTCGCGAGACACGTCGGACCATCGCGCAGATCGCGCATGCGGCCGGCTATGAGTCGGATGAGGCCTTCAGCCGTGCCTTCAAACGCGAGTTCGGCCTGTCGCCGGCAAGATGGCGAGACCAGCAACGTGACGGCTGA